In Aerosakkonema funiforme FACHB-1375, the following are encoded in one genomic region:
- a CDS encoding serine/threonine-protein kinase, producing the protein MQLTPGTKLDHERYEISSHLGGSGFGQTYLAKALRLASKPTRVIKQIKPQASDQQTFDEAKKLFDEQVTVLEDLGQHPQIPNLFEQFVENQAFYLVQEFIEGEELSKEVTPNKLFSEAEVIALLREILEVLAFVHQKGVIHCHLKPSNIIRRETDKKIVLIDFGGVKKISTLCLNSQGKPNFNPAVGADGYMPSEQAQGNPDFCSDIYAVGMICIEAITRVPANKIDENPITHEVRWRDLAPNINGQLADILDKMVCRFPEHRYKSVEEVLEALKKLKNPLYKARQSRKKKSIFGIMGRDPVNRLNQIFGILAALFVVLGIPGLINIFHWNSPAENFKSYNSPNGEISIKYPKEWTEDPKSDPGTIVTFMSRKENNADKFLENLNIKVADLSTQPMTLTELTELNINQISESYSVTSDPIILVNNLPAYKAVYSGKEGSNNVTWLVVWTIKENKAYTMTFEVEADKYQEFQKTADDMIKSWQIK; encoded by the coding sequence ATGCAACTAACGCCAGGGACAAAACTCGATCACGAACGCTATGAAATTAGCAGCCATTTGGGAGGTAGCGGATTCGGTCAAACCTACCTTGCTAAAGCTTTGAGACTAGCAAGCAAACCGACCCGCGTCATCAAGCAAATCAAACCGCAAGCATCCGATCAACAGACTTTCGATGAGGCTAAAAAGTTATTTGACGAGCAAGTTACAGTTTTGGAGGATTTAGGCCAGCACCCTCAAATTCCTAATCTCTTTGAGCAGTTTGTAGAAAATCAAGCATTTTATCTGGTTCAGGAATTCATTGAAGGGGAAGAACTGAGCAAAGAAGTCACACCAAACAAACTATTCAGTGAAGCTGAAGTTATTGCCTTATTACGGGAAATTCTTGAAGTTTTGGCATTTGTCCATCAAAAAGGGGTTATTCATTGCCACCTTAAGCCCTCCAATATCATACGGCGTGAAACAGATAAAAAAATTGTTCTGATTGATTTTGGGGGAGTTAAAAAAATCAGTACTTTATGCCTTAATTCTCAAGGAAAACCGAATTTTAATCCTGCGGTTGGTGCTGATGGCTATATGCCTAGCGAACAAGCCCAAGGTAATCCAGACTTTTGCAGCGATATTTATGCTGTGGGGATGATTTGTATCGAAGCGATTACAAGAGTACCTGCTAATAAAATAGATGAAAACCCCATAACACATGAAGTTAGGTGGAGAGATTTAGCCCCAAACATCAATGGTCAGCTAGCAGATATTTTAGATAAAATGGTGTGTCGCTTTCCCGAACATCGCTACAAGTCAGTAGAAGAAGTTTTGGAAGCGCTTAAAAAATTGAAAAATCCTCTTTATAAAGCGCGTCAGAGTCGAAAAAAAAAGTCAATTTTTGGCATCATGGGACGAGATCCAGTGAATCGTTTGAATCAAATTTTTGGAATTCTAGCAGCCTTATTTGTTGTTTTAGGGATTCCAGGATTGATAAACATATTTCACTGGAATAGCCCAGCCGAAAATTTCAAATCTTATAATAGTCCAAACGGTGAAATCAGCATCAAATATCCTAAAGAATGGACAGAAGACCCGAAATCAGATCCAGGAACTATCGTTACCTTCATGTCTCGGAAAGAAAATAACGCAGACAAGTTTCTAGAGAATCTCAACATAAAGGTTGCAGATTTATCAACGCAGCCTATGACATTGACAGAGCTTACAGAGTTGAATATTAACCAAATAAGTGAATCTTATTCGGTTACTAGCGATCCAATTATTCTTGTTAATAATCTCCCAGCATATAAGGCAGTTTACTCTGGTAAAGAAGGGTCAAATAATGTAACCTGGTTAGTAGTTTGGACAATCAAGGAAAACAAGGCTTACACAATGACTTTTGAGGTGGAAGCAGACAAATATCAAGAGTTCCAGAAAACAGCAGATGATATGATTAAATCATGGCAAATTAAATGA
- a CDS encoding DUF2283 domain-containing protein: MKISYDSEIDALYIRLVEGKHECRTLQLTEEIALNIGENELLVGIEILDASEVLGAGNVPNVVLENISFSVA; encoded by the coding sequence ATGAAAATTAGTTATGATTCTGAAATTGATGCTCTCTACATTAGACTTGTGGAAGGTAAGCATGAGTGCCGCACTTTACAGCTAACGGAAGAAATAGCTTTAAATATTGGTGAAAATGAGTTATTAGTAGGAATAGAAATTTTAGATGCTTCAGAAGTTTTAGGTGCAGGAAATGTTCCTAATGTAGTGTTAGAAAATATATCTTTTAGTGTAGCTTAA
- a CDS encoding zinc ribbon domain-containing protein produces the protein MNQPQSAENNNEVKIIILCENCSQKLRIPKRKKKLRVTCPTCRHEFNYKRYVFGFSSNNKKPLLVGWVGSLIGFIVVEIIQLSRILATTNPFLNAMITFGAFGMCLGAVMGAAEGFFRKDRTRLYYGLKVGSALGLISGVISGFIAQYVFVSILSFSRVDSAPPLALLIFARTAGWCILGLLLGGSYGIKENTLGDLKFGFIGGGIGGAIGGLLFDPLGSLFQFGGGTVGRLLGLSLVGMNIGVAINRFREVAIAQNRPEMYRQITRKLPTNSRLLLPGSNNKT, from the coding sequence ATGAATCAACCCCAATCTGCTGAAAATAATAATGAAGTAAAAATTATTATTTTGTGTGAAAACTGCTCTCAAAAACTACGTATTCCCAAGCGGAAGAAAAAATTACGAGTGACCTGTCCCACTTGCAGACATGAATTTAACTACAAGCGTTATGTTTTTGGTTTTTCCTCCAACAACAAAAAGCCGCTCCTCGTTGGCTGGGTGGGTAGCTTAATAGGCTTTATTGTAGTTGAAATTATCCAACTTAGCCGGATTTTAGCTACCACAAATCCTTTTTTGAATGCAATGATAACGTTCGGAGCATTTGGGATGTGTTTGGGAGCAGTGATGGGAGCCGCAGAAGGGTTTTTCAGAAAAGATCGGACAAGATTATATTACGGTCTTAAAGTTGGCTCGGCTTTAGGTTTAATTAGTGGTGTTATCTCAGGCTTTATTGCACAATATGTATTCGTTTCCATCCTTTCATTTTCCAGAGTTGACAGCGCTCCTCCCCTTGCCCTTTTAATTTTTGCTCGTACCGCTGGCTGGTGTATCTTGGGACTTCTATTAGGGGGTTCTTATGGTATTAAAGAAAATACTTTAGGGGATCTAAAGTTTGGATTTATAGGTGGAGGTATTGGTGGAGCTATCGGTGGTTTGCTTTTCGATCCTTTGGGTTCGCTATTTCAATTTGGTGGAGGTACTGTGGGGCGATTACTAGGATTGTCCCTTGTGGGGATGAATATTGGTGTCGCCATCAACCGCTTCAGGGAAGTTGCGATCGCGCAAAACCGACCGGAGATGTATCGACAAATAACTAGGAAATTACCTACTAATTCAAGATTGTTATTGCCCGGTTCAAATAATAAAACTTAA
- a CDS encoding Uma2 family endonuclease yields MTVANSDTLGDAKEYLDYEKISVFKQDYRQEEVYEIDESSDLHDSICVNLISLLKSKSRALGYRVNTGRVKVTIDRENIVYYPDVIVTSDDRDRGSENFKRYPRLIVEVMSPETEAFDRGDKFADYRKLASLQEYVLISQERLYVECFRRNSEGLWILYPYGEGEEVYFASINFQTPIIALYEDLSLPLEARYSFEHKIRNQKYTKYPINRSIISVTEDAPTQIASHIPLNTSAKNNKSSFNNLWVAGALILGFAGSNIHNYWQSILSRSNVSSGSITQANAVVPSPQGIPSEKLEPSLENQKDKTQENEAKELLPVPMVESDRLDAKEIIASINRIQKGFYLENGRFASTWEDLGFNIESKEQDYEYKIAWSDRHKTIVTATAKKPEDKSYTGIVFAEGQSAVDKICETDRPSTIPPVIPEAVNKDMLCPPGASIVSSVRKNYEAQIASP; encoded by the coding sequence ATGACAGTAGCCAACAGCGATACCCTTGGCGATGCAAAAGAGTATTTAGATTATGAAAAAATCAGTGTATTCAAGCAAGATTACAGGCAGGAAGAGGTCTATGAAATTGATGAATCAAGCGATCTACACGACAGCATTTGCGTTAATTTGATATCTTTACTAAAGAGTAAAAGTCGCGCTTTAGGCTACCGGGTTAACACAGGAAGGGTAAAAGTTACTATTGATAGGGAGAATATTGTTTATTATCCCGATGTTATAGTAACCTCTGATGATAGAGATAGAGGTAGCGAAAATTTCAAGCGATATCCCCGTTTAATTGTGGAAGTAATGTCTCCAGAAACGGAAGCTTTCGATCGCGGTGATAAATTCGCTGATTACCGTAAATTAGCAAGTCTGCAAGAATATGTACTAATTAGTCAAGAACGGCTATATGTGGAGTGCTTCCGTCGCAACTCAGAGGGACTTTGGATTCTTTATCCGTATGGGGAAGGAGAAGAGGTATACTTTGCCAGTATTAACTTTCAGACGCCTATTATAGCGCTGTATGAAGATTTGTCCCTACCTTTAGAGGCAAGGTATAGTTTTGAGCATAAAATCCGCAATCAAAAATATACCAAATATCCCATCAACAGATCGATAATTAGTGTGACAGAGGATGCACCCACTCAAATAGCTAGTCACATTCCCTTAAATACTTCTGCCAAAAATAACAAATCGAGTTTTAACAATCTTTGGGTGGCAGGAGCTTTAATTTTAGGTTTTGCAGGCAGTAATATCCATAATTATTGGCAAAGTATCTTATCTAGGAGTAACGTTTCTTCTGGATCGATAACTCAGGCAAACGCCGTCGTTCCTAGCCCTCAAGGCATTCCATCAGAAAAACTCGAACCTTCTTTGGAAAACCAGAAAGATAAAACACAAGAAAATGAAGCAAAGGAGTTACTTCCAGTCCCGATGGTAGAATCGGATCGTTTGGACGCTAAAGAGATTATTGCTTCGATCAACAGAATCCAAAAAGGTTTTTATCTCGAAAACGGACGATTTGCTTCTACATGGGAAGATTTGGGATTCAATATTGAATCAAAAGAGCAAGATTATGAATATAAAATCGCTTGGTCTGACCGACATAAAACAATAGTAACAGCTACAGCAAAAAAACCAGAAGATAAGAGTTACACAGGTATAGTATTTGCCGAAGGTCAATCGGCGGTGGATAAAATTTGCGAAACCGATCGACCATCAACTATACCTCCTGTGATACCTGAAGCGGTAAATAAAGATATGCTATGTCCTCCTGGGGCTTCGATTGTTTCAAGTGTTCGGAAAAACTATGAGGCACAAATTGCCAGTCCTTAA